The Streptomyces sp. NBC_01317 genomic interval CGAGACGCCGTCTGCTTCGGCGCGGCATATACGCATCGGTCTCGCTGGCCCTCGCCGTGGCCGGGACGGCCACCGCTGTGGTGCTGTCGACCGCACCCGCCGCGCAAGCCGCGGCGGTCCCCGCCCCCTCCCCCCTCAACGTTCCCGGCCGCGGCGCGACAGTGCCGTTCAAGGAGCAGGAGGCCGAGTACGCCGCCACCAACGGGACCCTGATCGGCCCCAACCGCCTCTACGGTTCGCTGCCTTCGGAAGCGTCCGGCCGTCAGGCCGTGACGCTGGACGCGGTCGGTGAGTACGTCGAGTTCACCCTCTCCGCACCGGCGAACGCGATGACGTTCCGCTATTCACTGCCCGACAACTCCGCGGGCACCGGCCGGGACGCCGCTGTCGACCTGCGCGTCAACGGCACCTCCCTCAAGAGCGTGCCGGTGACCTCCAAGTACGGCTGGTACTACGGCGGTTACCCCTTCAACAACAACCCCGGCGACACCAACCCGCACCACTTCTACGACGAGACCCGCACGATGTTCGGGTCGACCCTGCCCACCGGTACGAAGATCCGGCTCCAGGTCTCCTCCACGGCCGCGTCGCCGACCTTCACCATCGACCTGGCCGACTTCGAGCAGGTGGCCGCGCCGATCGGCAAGCCGGCCGGCGCGCTGGACGTGGTGACCGACTTCGGCGCCGACCCGTCCGGGGCCACCGACTCCACGGCCAAGATCCAGGCCGCGGTCGACGCGGGCCGGACGCAGGGCAAGCAGGTCTACCTCCCCGAGGGCACGTTCCAGGTCCGCGACCACATCATCGTCGACCAGGTGACCCTCGCGGGCGCGGGCCCCTGGTACAGCGTGCTGACCGGACGCGATCCGTCGAACCGCGCCAAGGCCGTCGGTGTGTACGGCAAGTACGCCAACCAGGGCGGCAGCCGGAACGTCACCCTGAAGAACTTCGCCATCATCGGGGACATCCGCGAGCGCGAGGACAACGACCAGGTCAACGCCATCGGCGGGGCCATGTCCGACTCCACGGTCGACAACATCTGGATGCAGCACACCAAGTGCGGCGCCTGGATGGACGGCCCGATGAACAACTTCACCATCAAGAACAGCCGCATCCTCGACCAGACCGCGGACGGCGTCAATTTCCACATGGGCGTCACCAACTCCACCGTCACCAACACCTTCGTACGCAACTCCGGTGACGACGGCCTGGCCATGTGGGCCGAGAACGTGCCGAACGTGAACAACAAGTTCACGTTCAACACGGTGATCCTGCCGATCCTGGCGAACAACATCGTCACGTACGGCGGCAAGGACATCACCATCTCCGACAACGTCATGTCGGACACCATCACCAACGGCGGCGGGCTGCACATCGCCAACCGCTATCCCGGGGTCAACTCCGGTCAGGGCACGGCCGTCTCGGGCACCACGACCGCCGCGCGCAACACCCTGATCCGGGCCGGGAACAACGACTACAACTGGCAGTTCGGCGTCGGCGCCGTCTGGTTCAGCGGTCTCAACGAACCGGTCAACGGCACCATCAACATCACCGACAGCGAGATCCTGGACAGTTCGTACGCCGCGATCCACCTGATCGAGGGCGCGACGAACGCGTTGAACTTCAACAACATCCGGATCGACGGCGCGGGGACGTACGCGCTCCAGATCCAGTCGCCGGGCAAGGCCACGTTCACCAACGTCAAGGCCACGAACATCGCCCAGTCCAACCCGATCCACAACTGCGTCGGGACCGGCTTCCAGATCACCCAGGGCACGGGCAACTCCGGCTGGTACGCGAACCCGCCGGCCTGCACGGGCCAGTGGCCGGCCCCGGTGTGGACCAACGGCGGTGTCCCGCAGGGCGGTACGAACCCGCCCACCGACCCGCCGACCACACCCCCGACCACACCGCCCACGACCCCGCCCACCACTCCCCCGACGACCCCGCCGGCGGACACGGGCAACCAGGCCCAGGGCCGCCCGATCGCCGAGACCGGTCACGCCGACGTGTACGGCGCGGGCAACGCGGTGGACGGCAACGCCAACACGTACTGGGAGAGCACGAACAACGCCTTCCCCCAGTCCGTCACCGTCGACCTCGGAGCGGCGAAGGCGATCAAGCGCGTCGTCCTCAAGCTGCCCCCGGCGGCGGCGTGGGCGACCCGTACCCAGACCCTGAGTGTGCTGGGGAGCACCAACAACTCCTCGTTCAGCACCCTCAAGGCCTCGGCGGGTTACACCTTCAACCCGTCGGTCAACAGCAACTCCGTGACGATCACCCTGGACGGCACGTCCACCCGCTACCTGCGGGTGAACATCACCGGCAACACCGGGTGGCCGGCCGGGCAGCTCTCCGAGCTGGAGGCCTACACCAGCTGATCAGCTGGTGATCCTCCGCCCGGAACACGCGTGCGGGCCCGTCCGAAGAGGTCGGGCCCGCACTGCTCACCGCTCATGCCTCACGCGTCGCCGAGGTGGTACGTGTCCAGACGCCCGCACATGCCGAAGCGGCCCCGGACGTCCGGGAGCCGGGCGCGCAGACGGGCCTCGGTCAGGTACGAGGAGTCGCCCGCCGCGAGCCGGTCGAGCTGCTCCCCGGTCCGCCGTGCCGCCTCGGCCGCCCCCGCCTCCCAGCGGGCCCGCCAGTCCGCCAGCCGGGGCCGTACCAGCGCGGCGGCGGCCCGGTGGAACGCCCGCAGGGGCCCCGGGTCGCCGCGCTCCCCCGCCGTACGCAGCGCCACGAAGCCCTCGACGGCCAGATCGCGCCGGCGGCGGGCGGCGGCGGCCTGCTCGGCCTCGGTGCCCTCAGGTATGAGGACGGCTCGCGCGTACGTCTCCGGGTCGGTGAGGTACGGCGGTGGCAGCGTCAGCACGGCGTCCCCGGCCTCGGGCAGTCCGTTGTTCTGCATCAGGACGACGAGGCGCAGCCCGTCCTCGTTGACGAGACGGTGGACGGTCCCGGGGGTGAACCACACCAGACCGCCCGGCTCCAGGGGCGTGCTGGCGAAACCACCGGTCTCCGTCAGGGTCTGGACGGCCCCGTGGCCCGCCGTCACGACGTACCCCTCCGCGCAGGTGAGGTGGAGGTGCGGGGTGCCGCCCCGGAGCCCGTCGGCGGCCTCCCAGTCGTACACGGCCAGGTGCGAGACCGCGACCGCTCCGGGCAGTCCGGCGAAACCGGCCGCCGCCTCGCGCGTGCGGTGCTCTCCCCGCTCTCCCAGCTCTCGCCGCTCCGGAAGCTCTCGCAGCTCTTCCATGGGACTCCTTCCGTCTCCCGGAAGGATGCGCGCCCGTGGCGGCGGGAAAACGCGCGTGGCGTGGATTCGCCGGGGCAGCGCGGCCCCGGAACGCCGGTCCCGGGGCACCGGCCCGGAGGCTCAGCGGGCGAGCACCGCCCGGATGGTCTTCCCGCCGTCCGGGCGTGGCAGGACGGTGACCCTCTCGGCCAGGCGCTGGATCATCGGCCAGCCGAACCCGCCCGTCCTGCCGGTGAGATCGGGGGTCCGGTCCTGCGGCTGCGCGGGGCTGGGGTCGTCCACGGCGACCTGGAGGCTCCGGCAGTCCGCGCGCAGCCGCAGGGACGTGACGTCCCCCGCGTGCCGCAGCGCGTTGGCCACCAGCTCGGACACGACCAGGATGACGTCCTGGGTCCTGCGCGGCGACGGCGCGGGACTGAGGCCCGCGAGGAAGCCGTACGCGGCGTCACGGGCGTCGGCCGCCAGCTGTGGCCGGGAATCGCACTCCGCGGGAGGAGGGAACGGCTTGTCGTGCGGCTGTGGGCGCTGCGCGTGGGTCGAGTGGTTCGAATGGGAGGGATGGTGCGGGTGGTACATGCGGCTCACCCCGAAGATCGGTCACGTCTTGCGGCGTCGGACGTCCCGACGTCTACCCCCTCAACCGCGAGCGAAGACCGTCAGCGGCGGCGATCCGGCCGGCGGGACGATTTCCCCGGGGTCACCGGATCTCCCTCTCGCCCGCGTCCGCGGTGAGAGCCGCCTCGACCGTCTCGTACAGAGGCAGTGCCGTCTCCAGGCCGATCACGGCGAACAGGCGCCGTACGAAGGCGGAGGGCCGGGCCAGGCGCAGCCGGGGCCCGAGCGTGGCGCGGGCCTGGAGAAGCACGTTCACCGTCGTGGAGTCGGCGAAGCCGACAGCGGACAGATCCACGACCACGGGACCCGTGACGGATTCGCCCGAGTGGGCCAGCGCCGTGGCGAAGGGCCCGACGCTGTCGAGGTCGAGCTCACCGGAAACCGTGAGAACGACGGACTCGCCGTTCTGTCGCGCCGTCACTCCCACGGTCCGGCCTGCGTTGTGAGGAGGTAGCACGGTAGGTCCTTCGGGGCAGCGGAAAGGGCGTTCACAACACGGTGGCACCCACGATAGAAGCGATAGTTGCCATTTGACAACATTCTCTGGTGAGCAACAATCTGTTCACTGCTCCGGAGCCGCCCCGCGCGCCTCCGGAGCGGCGATGTCGTGCGCGAAGTGATGTCGCGCGGAGAGTAACGTGCCCATCCCAGGAAGTAGGGCTGAATGAAGCTACGCGCTGTCCGCCACGTGGTCCCGCGCAGGCCCTGCGGCTGCGCTGTCCCCGGCGCCGAGGCGCTCGGCAGCGGCGGCACGGAACGCGGTGAGGCCCTTCGCCAGCATCAGGATGTCCGAGGGATCCATCTGCTCCAGCACCATGGCCACCTCGCGCGTCCGGAAGGCGCGGTACTCGTCCAGCACCTGGTGGCCGCGCCGGCTCAGCCGCAGCTCCACCTCGCGGCGGCTCGTCGGGCTCGGCGAGCGGACCACCAGCCCCATGGCCTCCATCCGGTCGCAGAGCCTGCTCACCGAGGACGGGCGGGAGCCGAGGGCCTCACCGAGTGTCCGCAGATTCGCGCCCTCGTACTTCTCCATGACGAGAAGGGCACGTAGTTGGGAGGGCGAGACCGGCCCCGAAGGCGCGGCCTCCTGACCTCGCCCCCACAGCACCTCGAGCAGTTCCGAGGCATCGGACGCGGCCTCGGCAACCTGCTCGGGCTGGTGCGGCTGACCGGTGAAGCGGGACATCGATTCACTCTTTCATCCGGCACGGGCCTTTGTCAGCCCAGACGGACCCGACCCTGGCAGAAGAAGGCCTGAACAACAGTGACTCTACTCGCGGACGTCGAAAGAGCGGTTCGCACAGCGGCGCCGCATGCTCTGGTGGACTCGCTCACCGGCGCGCTGGCCCCGCACGGCGCGACCTCCGTACGGCTGTACCTCGCCGACTACGGGCTCACGGTGCTCCAGCCCGTCACGGGCGTCTCGGGCGCCCCGCACCCCGACGAGGCCCTGTCGCTGCACAACACGCCGGAGGGCCGGGCGTTCGGCAGCCAGGAGCCGCACGGCGAGCAGGTCAGGCACAAGGACGCGGTGGACCACCACCTGCCGGTCACCGTGCGGGGCGAGCGGCTCGGGGTCCTGACCGTACGTCTGCCGGGCGACCGTTCCACCCCCCGGACCGTCGAGGAGCTGACGCAGGTCGCCGAGTTGCTGGGGCACGAGATCCTGGTGGCGGAGCGCGACACCGACCTGTACCGGCGGGCGCGCCGGGTGAACCGGCTCACCCTGGCGGCGGAGATGCAGTGGGAGCTGCTCCCGGCGCGGGCCTGCACCGCGCTGGAGTACGCGATCGGCGCCCAGCTGGAGCCCGCGTACGCCATCCACGGCGACAACTTCGACTGGTCCTCGGACGGCGACCAGCTCACCCTCGCGGTGACCAATGGCATGGGCGAGGGCATCCAGGCCTCCCTGCTGACCAATCTGGCGGTCAACGCGCTGCGCAACGCCCGCCGGGCGGGGATCGGGATCGCCGACCAGGCGGCGCTGGCGGACCAGGCGCTGTACGAGCAGCACCGGGGCGCGTCCTACGTGTCGACGCTGCTGCTCCGCTTCGAGCTGGCGACCGGCTCGGTCGAGGCGGTGGACGCGGGGTCGCCGCAGCTCTGGCGCCGGCGGGACAGGACGGTGGAGCGGATCCCGTTCGACGCGCAGCTGCCGCTGGGCATGTTCGAGGAGTCGGACTACCGGGTGCAGAGGTTCCAGGCGCTCCCCGGTGACCGGTTCTTCTTCGTCAGCGACGGGGTGTACGCGGCGGTGTCGCCGCAGGGTGAGATCTACGGGGAGCGGGCGCTGGCCCGCGCGATCAACGCGACGAGCCTGCTGCCGGCGGCGACGGTGCCCCGCGCCGTACTGCAGGAGCTGGCCACGCACCGCGACGCCGAGTCGACCGACGACGCGCTGGTCCTGTGCCTGGACTGGTTCGGCCGGCAACACGAGTAACACCGCCTGACGTCGGTCGACACCGACGGAACACCGACCGGCACCGCACAGGGCGCCTCAGAGGTCGAAGACCGCCCTGATCCGCTTGCCGACCGGGACCAGCTCCGAGGTGAGGCGGTCGCACAGGGCGTGGACGATCTCCAGGCCGTGCCCGCCGAGCCTGCTGGGGTCGCGCTCGAAGCGGCGCGGCAGCGTCACGCTGCTGTCGTACACCGTCACGGTCACCTGCCGGTCGGTGCCCTCCAGCTCCAGCAGGTACGGTCCGTGGCTGTGCCGCTCGGCGTTGGTGACCAGCTCGCTGACGACCAGGAGCAGGTCACCGCGCCGGCGCTCCCCCACCTCGGCCAGCCACTCGGCCTCCAGCTGCTGGAGGAACTTGTCCGCCAGCAGCCTGGCCTCCGCGATGCAGCCGGGCTCGCCGGTGAACTGGCCTGCCCGGACCAGCGGCTGCACGTACGCTCCCGCGCCGGACGCGAAAGCCGAATCATTCATCCCACTCGTCATCTGATCGTTCACCGAACTCCTGCCCGCGCTCCCCGAGGGCGTCGGGCACCCCCTATCTCGGGACGGCTTATGCCCCCCGATGCCGGAGGTATGCCCGGCGATTTTTGTGAGGGGGGTCACGTCCGTCCGGGAAGACGGACCACGGAGACGAAGAACTCGTCGATCTGCCGTACGGCGGCGATGAACTGATCGATGTCGACGGGCTTGGTGACATAGGCGTTGGCGTGCAGTTTGTAGCTGCGGAGGATGTCCTCCTCCGCCGACGACGTGGTCAGGACGACCACGGGGATGAGCGCCAGCTCGGGGTCGGTCTTGATCTGTTCCAGCACCTGGCGGCCGTCGTACTTGGGCAGGTTCAGGTCGAGCAGCACCAGGTCCGGCCGCGGCGCGTCCGCGTACGGGCCGCGCCGGTAGAGGAAGTCGAGCGCTTCCTCCCCGTCACGCACGACGTAGAGGTCGTTGCGGATCTTGTTGTCCTCGAACGCCTCGCGGGTCATCAGCTCGTCGCCCGGGTCGTCCTCCACGAGAAGGACGGCGATGGGCTGCACCGGCACGATGGGTGTGTTCACTGGGCGGCTCCCGGCGGAGTGGTGAGAAGGGCGTCCTGGGGCGGTTCCCCCGCGGGCGCGCCTTCCGGAGAGGATACGTCGAGCGCGGGCACGGTGAAGTGGACACGGGTGCCCCCGGTCTCCACGGGCTCCAGCCAGATCCGGCCGCCGTGGAACTCCACGATCTTGCGGCAGAGGGCGAGGCCGATACCGGTGCCTTCGTAGCTGTCGCGGGCGTGCAGCCGCTGGAAGATGACAAAGACCTTCTCGGCGAACTCGGGGGCGATCCCGATGCCGTTGTCCGAGACGGTCAGGTGCCACTCCCGGCCCTCGCGGACACATCCGACCTCGATACGGGACGGCTCGCCGGCCCTGCGGAACTTGACGGCGTTGCCGATGAGGTTCTGCCAGAGCATGGCGAGTGTGGTCGGATCACCGTTCATCTCGGGCAGCGCGTCCCGCCGTACGACGGTGGTGCCCGACTCCTCCACGACGAGGGCGAGATTGGCGAGCGCCCGGTCCAGCGCGCGGTCCAGGTCGACGGTCTTCCACGCGTCGTGGACCCGGCCCACCCGGGAGAAGGTGAGCAGGTCGTTGATGAGGATCTGCATGCGCTTGGCGCCGTCGACCGCGAAGTCGATGTACTGCTTGCCGCGGTCGTCCAGCTCGGTTCCGTACCGCTTCTCCAGCAGCTGGCAGAACGAGGCGACCTTGCGCAGGGGCTCCTGGAGGTCGTGGGAGGCCACGTAGGCGAACTGTTCCAGCTCCGAGTTGGAACGCCGCAGCTCCTCGGACTGTTCGGCGAGGCGGTCCTCGCGGAAGCGGGTCGAGGCGAGTTCGTCGGCCAGGCGGCGGCGCATGTCCTCGACGGCCGCGCCGACGGCCCGCAGGTCGGAGGGGCCGCCGACCTCGATGCGCTGGTCGAACGCGCCGGCGCGCACGCCGTCCGACGCGGCGCGCAGCTTGTTGAGCGGCCGGCCCACCATGCGGTGGAGGACGATCGCGAGGCCGCCGACCGCGAAGAGGAAGAGGACGAGGAGGGTGAAGAACACGACGTCGCGCAGCGTCCGGGCGTGGTTCAGCTGGTCCCGCGCCCGGTCGCGGGCGGTGTCCAGGTGCTTCTGCTGTACGGCGAAGAGGCGGCGCAGCTCGTCGAAGGCGGTCTTGCTCCCGGTGAGCCGGTCCGCGGAGGCGGCTTCCGCGCCCCGCGTCCGTACGGAGGCGATCAGCGGCTCCGCCTGCCCGGTCCGCCACCGCTCGGCGGCGCGGGTGATCCGGTCGAGGTCCTGGGTGAACTGACGGTCGGAGGCCACCCCGGCGGCGAGGGACCGGGTGTACCGGCGCTCGTCCTGGCGGCCCTGGTCGTACGGGGCGAGGAAGGAGGACTCCGCGGTCAGCGCGAAGCCCCGTACGCCGGTCTCCTGGTCGAGCAGCGACTTCTGGAGCTGGAGGGCACCGGCGCGGGCGGGCTGGATGCGGTCGACGAGCTCGTCGGTGCGGGCGTTCGTCGTGGACAGCAGTACCCCGCCGACGACCGCGCAGACGCAGACGACCAGCACCACGGCGGCGAGGATCAGCCGGACCCAGCCCTGGACGGAGAGCCGGGTGAGCGCGGCGCGCCAGGCCGAGGGGGGCGGGGGTGGGGCCGGGGGCGTACCACTCCGCCCGGGAATCCGTTCCTTGTCCGTATGCGTCACATCCTCCGTGCTCGTCCCGGTCCGCGTGCTCGTGTCGGCCCCGGTCCCCGTACGGGTCCCCGTCCTCATGGGACCGCTCCGCTGCGGTCCCACGCGCCGGCACATCTCACCGTGTGCCCCAACCGAGATGAAGTACGGCCACATCGTCCGCGAGGCCGCCGTACGGCGCCGCTCCCTCGGCCGCCTCGTCCACCAGCGCGTCCACGAAGGCGTGCGCCGGCAGCGTGCCGTGCTTCCTGGCCAGGGCGAGCAGCCCGTCCTCGCCGAGGCGGGACGACGGTCCCGTACGGCCCTCGAAGAGACCGTCGGTGAAGACCACGACCTGTCCGCCGGGCGGCAGCGCCAGCTCGGTCCTGCTCCATCGGCCGAGACCGGGCAGCAGCCCCAGGGCCATGCCCACCTCGGGTTCCTCCCACGTCACCGCCGAGAGGTCGCGGGAGTGGTCGCGTACGAGCAGGCCCGGGTGGCCGGCTCTGACCACCTGTACGGTCCGGCCGCCGGGCGCGAAGTCGAGCGAGGTGACCGTGGCGAACACATGCGGGTCGGCGCGTTCCGCGACGAGGATCTCCTCCAGCAGGCGCACCTGCTCCAGCTGTTCGGTGCCGCACAGCACGGCGGTGCGCCAGGCGACCCGCAGGCAGACGCCGAGGGCGGCCTCCGCGGCCCCGTGCCCGGACACGTCGCCTATCACCGCGTGCACGGTCCCGTCGGCGGTCTGCACGACGTCGTAGAAGTCACCGCTCAGCAGGCCGTGGGCACGGCCCGGCTCGTAGCGGGCGACCGCCTGGAAGTTGTCGTCCCGGAGCAGCGGTACGGGCAGCAGGCCGCGCTCCAGGCGGGCGTTCTCCTGGGCCATCAGCGCGTTGACGCGGAGGGCCGCGGTGGTCCGTTCGACCTGCTTGCGCTGGAGGGCGTAGCGGACCGCGCGGCTCAGGGTCTCCGGGTCGAGGCGGCCCTTGACGAGGTAGTCCTGGGCGCCGGTCGCCACGGCCGTGAGCCCGGCCTCGCCCTCGGCCGTGCCGGTGAGGACCACGATGGCCGCGTCGGGGGCGGTGCGGACGATACGGGTGACGGCGTCGAGGCCGTGGACGTCGGGCAGGTGGAGGTCGAGCAGGACGCACACGGGGGTGGTACAGCCGTCGAGGAACCGCTGCGCCTCGGCGAGCGATTTGCACCACGTCAGCGACGAGTCCAGGTCGCTGTCGGCGAGCATCTCCTCGACCAGCAGGGCGTCGCCGGAGTCGTCCTCGACGAGCAGGATCTCCGTGTCGGCGGCGTGCGGGGCATCGCCGTCGAGCGCGGTGGTGTCCTGCGCGGGGACCGTTCCCCGGGTCCGGCGGTCCCGCACGGGACGCGACGACAGGTCAACGGGCAACTCGACCACACTCCACCCCCTCATGCGTACGACGCGGGTTCACGGCGTCGTTTCCGGGCGGAAGCATATGCGACAACCGGAGCATCATTCCGGGCGTGTCGCGAGCACACCACTTCCGGGGGACGTTGCGGGATCGAGGAGGGGGCGGTGCCCCTTGGCGAAGGCGGTGGCGACACGCGGCGGAGGGGGTGACGGCGCCCGGTGGGAGCTGTGGCACTGTGAGGAATCCGACGGCGAGAATGACGTGAATCATGCGATGCTCTTCGGCGGACACCCGTGCCGGCGGTCCGGTGATGAGGGTCACCCGGTGACTCGTGGGGCACACAGAAGACACAGAGAAGAAACAGGTACTCATCGGCTCGCACGACGGCCGCGTACGGGGGTGCGGGGATGACTACGGTCGACGACGGAGCGGACAACGCCGTCACGGGAGCGCCGCTGTGGTGCGACGCGCGCCCGGCGGACGCGGCGGAGGCCCGCGCGCTCGCGCGCTCCTTCCTGGACGGGCACGCGGCGCCGGAGCACACGCTCGCCGATGTGCTGCTGGTCGTCTCGGAGCTGGTGACGAACGCCGTGCGGCACGCCGGCGGGGTGACGGCGTTCCGGGTCGCCGCCCGGCCCGGTGCGGTGGAGATCGTGGTGCAGGACGCGAGCCCGGTGCCGCCGGTCACCAAGGAGCACCGGGGGCAGTGGCTGCCCGGGGGGTACGGCTGGCCGCTGGTCAACCGGCTGGCCGAGGTGACCGTGGTGTCCCTGGGGGACGCCGGGAAGATCGTACGGGCGTCGATGCGTCACCCGGGTGTGTAGGCCGTCTCTCGCGGCCGGCCCGTCTCTTGCGAGCAGATCGTCTCTCGCGGCCCGGGGCCTCCCAGTGGCGAGGCTCCGCCGGGGAGCGTTCACTGAAAGTCCGGGGCCGGCCCCGTGCGCATGGGGAAGCGGCTCCGCCGTAAGCAGCTCATGACGTCCAGCAGCAGGGCATGCGTGCTCCGCGGCCTGCACGGTGCCACGGGGCGCCGTCCCGGCGGCGAGAGCAGAGAGCAGGCACCCCTATGCCGTTCGTGAACGTCGGCCAGGAGAACAGTGGCCCCATCGATCTCTACTACGAGGACCACGGCAGCGGCCGGCCGGTCGTCCTGATCCACGGCTATCCGTTGAACTGTCACTCGTGGGAGAAGCAGGAGCGCGTCCTGCTGGAGGCCGGGTACCGCGTGATCACGTACGACCGGCGGGGCTTCGGCAACTCCAGCCAGCCCGTGACCGGCCACGACTACGACACGTTCGCCGCCGACCTCAACACGCTCCTCGACCATCTCGCGTTCCCCGAAGTGACCCTGGTCGGCTTCTCGATGGGGACCGGCGAGGTGACGCGGTACCTCGGCACGTACGGCTCCGGCCGGGTCGACAAGGCCGTGCTGATGGGCGCCATCCCGCCGTTCCTCCTCAAGACCGACGACAACCCCGAGGGGGTGGACCGGTCGGTCTTCGAGGACATCAAGAAGGCGGTGGTCGCGGACCGGCCCGCGTACTTCAAGACGTTCCTGGACAACTTCTACAACGTCGACCAGTTCGCCGGGACCCGGATCAGCGACCAGGCGTGGAACAACAGCTTCAACATGGCCGTGGCGGCCTCGGCGCACTCCGCGTACGCGTGTGTGGACACGTGGCTGACGGACTTCCGCGAGGATCTGCCGAAGATCGACGTGCCGACACTGCTCGTGCACGGCACCGCCGACCGGATCCTGCCGTACGACAACACGGCGAAGCGGCTTCCGCCGCTCATCAAGGACCTGACGCTCGTCACGGTCGACGGCGGGCCGCACAACGTGTCCTGGACGCACCCGGAGATCGTCAATCCGGCGCTGCTCGACTTCCTGGCGAACTGAGCGGTCGCTCCTGGCCGACCGGGTGGCCGCGCGCGTCAGGTCCCGGGGTCACCGGCTTCCCGGGGCCTTCCGCTCGCGGCCGAGACCTCCACGAACTCCGCCCGTCCCGTCGCGGTCAGCCGCAGCACCGGGACGGCCTTGTCACGTGGGTTCCCGTTGTTCTGGAAGGAGAGGAAGCCGCTGGCCCCGGCCACTTGCTGCCCTCCGTTCATCTGGTGGAACATCCGGGCCACCGCGTCTCCCGTGACGGTGACCTTCCCCTGGCCGGCGGCCATCTGGATGCCTCTCGCCGCGGTCAGGACGGCGTCGTGCGCCATGATCGCCTGGCCGTCCTCCCGTGAGTTGTTGGGGAAGGTGGTGTCGAGGAAGCCGCCCTCGGTGAAGTACCGCGCGGACGGCGCCGAGACCGCCTTCGGGTCCGTGCGGTACATGTCCGGGTGGGCCAGGCCCGTGTAGAGCACCTCGACCTGGGTCTTCGCGGCGGCGGCGAGCTGCTCCCTGGTCAGGTTGGTGGTGTCGTCACCGGCCATCACGGTGAACTCGACGTCCTGGCAGGCGCGGTTGGACAGCGCGTCGAGGAACCGCATGAGGTGCGTGCCGCGCCCGGCGAAGTAGATGACCTGGGGCTCCTCGTCGCAGAGCTGCGACGACATGAAGTTCATCTCGCTCTCCCAGGCGTTGGCCACCGACGAGTCGTACGTCATGGTCTCCGCGACCAGCCGGTGACCGGTGGCGGGGTCATGGAAGGCGCGGGTGAACTCCGAGCCCAGGGTGGTGGCGTAGAGATTGCCCTTCGCCGCGTCCTGGACGACCACGGCCGTCCGGAACTTCTTCCGCTTGAGGTACGCGGCGGCGGCGTACGCCTCGTCGACGTTGGTGGGCGACACCCGGACGAAGTTGTGTATGTCCTTTATGCTCGTCGCCGTCATCGTGGACGCGACCATGGCGATGCCCCGCGTCGACAGCAGGTCGACGGCCGCGCGGTTCTCGTCGGTGCTCGGGCCGAGGCCGGTGACCGCGACCAGCCTGTCGTCGGTGCTCTTGCGCTTGACCAGCTCGCCGACGGTGAAGCGCCAATGGTCGGAGCCCCCACCGGTGTTGGCGATGAGGAGCCGGATCTTCGGGGACGCGGCCAGGTCGCCCCGGTTGTGCCGGTACTGCGCGAGATAGGCGCCCTGGAGTTCGTGC includes:
- a CDS encoding MarR family winged helix-turn-helix transcriptional regulator — protein: MSRFTGQPHQPEQVAEAASDASELLEVLWGRGQEAAPSGPVSPSQLRALLVMEKYEGANLRTLGEALGSRPSSVSRLCDRMEAMGLVVRSPSPTSRREVELRLSRRGHQVLDEYRAFRTREVAMVLEQMDPSDILMLAKGLTAFRAAAAERLGAGDSAAAGPARDHVADSA
- a CDS encoding PP2C family protein-serine/threonine phosphatase; translation: MDSLTGALAPHGATSVRLYLADYGLTVLQPVTGVSGAPHPDEALSLHNTPEGRAFGSQEPHGEQVRHKDAVDHHLPVTVRGERLGVLTVRLPGDRSTPRTVEELTQVAELLGHEILVAERDTDLYRRARRVNRLTLAAEMQWELLPARACTALEYAIGAQLEPAYAIHGDNFDWSSDGDQLTLAVTNGMGEGIQASLLTNLAVNALRNARRAGIGIADQAALADQALYEQHRGASYVSTLLLRFELATGSVEAVDAGSPQLWRRRDRTVERIPFDAQLPLGMFEESDYRVQRFQALPGDRFFFVSDGVYAAVSPQGEIYGERALARAINATSLLPAATVPRAVLQELATHRDAESTDDALVLCLDWFGRQHE
- a CDS encoding ATP-binding protein, translated to MNDSAFASGAGAYVQPLVRAGQFTGEPGCIAEARLLADKFLQQLEAEWLAEVGERRRGDLLLVVSELVTNAERHSHGPYLLELEGTDRQVTVTVYDSSVTLPRRFERDPSRLGGHGLEIVHALCDRLTSELVPVGKRIRAVFDL
- a CDS encoding discoidin domain-containing protein, with amino-acid sequence MTLPPRRRLLRRGIYASVSLALAVAGTATAVVLSTAPAAQAAAVPAPSPLNVPGRGATVPFKEQEAEYAATNGTLIGPNRLYGSLPSEASGRQAVTLDAVGEYVEFTLSAPANAMTFRYSLPDNSAGTGRDAAVDLRVNGTSLKSVPVTSKYGWYYGGYPFNNNPGDTNPHHFYDETRTMFGSTLPTGTKIRLQVSSTAASPTFTIDLADFEQVAAPIGKPAGALDVVTDFGADPSGATDSTAKIQAAVDAGRTQGKQVYLPEGTFQVRDHIIVDQVTLAGAGPWYSVLTGRDPSNRAKAVGVYGKYANQGGSRNVTLKNFAIIGDIREREDNDQVNAIGGAMSDSTVDNIWMQHTKCGAWMDGPMNNFTIKNSRILDQTADGVNFHMGVTNSTVTNTFVRNSGDDGLAMWAENVPNVNNKFTFNTVILPILANNIVTYGGKDITISDNVMSDTITNGGGLHIANRYPGVNSGQGTAVSGTTTAARNTLIRAGNNDYNWQFGVGAVWFSGLNEPVNGTINITDSEILDSSYAAIHLIEGATNALNFNNIRIDGAGTYALQIQSPGKATFTNVKATNIAQSNPIHNCVGTGFQITQGTGNSGWYANPPACTGQWPAPVWTNGGVPQGGTNPPTDPPTTPPTTPPTTPPTTPPTTPPADTGNQAQGRPIAETGHADVYGAGNAVDGNANTYWESTNNAFPQSVTVDLGAAKAIKRVVLKLPPAAAWATRTQTLSVLGSTNNSSFSTLKASAGYTFNPSVNSNSVTITLDGTSTRYLRVNITGNTGWPAGQLSELEAYTS
- a CDS encoding ATP-binding protein; amino-acid sequence: MYHPHHPSHSNHSTHAQRPQPHDKPFPPPAECDSRPQLAADARDAAYGFLAGLSPAPSPRRTQDVILVVSELVANALRHAGDVTSLRLRADCRSLQVAVDDPSPAQPQDRTPDLTGRTGGFGWPMIQRLAERVTVLPRPDGGKTIRAVLAR
- a CDS encoding STAS domain-containing protein, with translation MGVTARQNGESVVLTVSGELDLDSVGPFATALAHSGESVTGPVVVDLSAVGFADSTTVNVLLQARATLGPRLRLARPSAFVRRLFAVIGLETALPLYETVEAALTADAGEREIR
- a CDS encoding cupin domain-containing protein, whose amino-acid sequence is MEELRELPERRELGERGEHRTREAAAGFAGLPGAVAVSHLAVYDWEAADGLRGGTPHLHLTCAEGYVVTAGHGAVQTLTETGGFASTPLEPGGLVWFTPGTVHRLVNEDGLRLVVLMQNNGLPEAGDAVLTLPPPYLTDPETYARAVLIPEGTEAEQAAAARRRRDLAVEGFVALRTAGERGDPGPLRAFHRAAAALVRPRLADWRARWEAGAAEAARRTGEQLDRLAAGDSSYLTEARLRARLPDVRGRFGMCGRLDTYHLGDA
- a CDS encoding response regulator, coding for MNTPIVPVQPIAVLLVEDDPGDELMTREAFEDNKIRNDLYVVRDGEEALDFLYRRGPYADAPRPDLVLLDLNLPKYDGRQVLEQIKTDPELALIPVVVLTTSSAEEDILRSYKLHANAYVTKPVDIDQFIAAVRQIDEFFVSVVRLPGRT